In Cryptomeria japonica chromosome 5, Sugi_1.0, whole genome shotgun sequence, the genomic window TATTTTTCTACATAAAATGAATGGTGTGAAAGGATTGAATGATGATGGGTGTTCTTTATAGATCTCACTAACTTATTATTAGAACAATTTATTAGTACTTGcagttaggcaatactattgtaatgaaaattcatttgttgtgcttatatggttataatttacaaaaattatttttgttgcaaatgaTTGGCTAATATCGTTTTGCCTCTTATAGGCGGGTTTCTCAGAACAACCCATCATCTCAGTTTAAACGATCGATGACCTTTTAGACGCAGCCTTCTATAAAAATTATAAGATGTTTTTTGTGAAAAAGTGGGATTAAAATCTATCACGGtcaaaaaaattgtaatttatcATAGTACAACTCTATATTagttatataattaataaaaaaattcaataatttcaACTACAAATCATGAGGCAAGTattcgccactatgtggcacttgtttagaATAGTAATAATAATGAGTTTGGTATAGGTAATTTGAATTAATTTAATGTAataaatgttaaaaaaattaaatacattaatgAATGATTAACTGATATTAGATGTAAAAAAAATTGTAACTTATGTTGTATTAGAGTTGCGTTGAATCTTTATTTTGTTAAAACACAAATTTATTAGAATAAAATCATAATTATGATTGTGTCTGTGTACTTCAGATTTATATTAGCAATATCTAAGATTCTATCATATAGCTTGGCCTAATGTGTAACTATCTTCTATGAATTCAGTCAAGTAATAGTTGATTAATTTTACATCctattttgaattaaaaattaggaaagaaGACAGGAAGAAGTATCttcaaaatcataataatagaaaagaaagaaaacaaaatataacgACCAACCTCTGGATCCACTCCCCTGATGGCTGCAGTGTGTAGCAATGTGTTTCCAAACATGTCTCGGTCATGGCTCAGTAGTTCTGCCATTTCTTCTCTCTTGTCTTGAGGGAGTAACTTCATCACCATACCAAATTGGTTGTGCTGTACGGCAAAGTGTAAAGCTGTCTTAAGATCCGCACTATGGATTTCAAGACAATCTGGCATTTTTGACAAGAATTCATCCATCATTTCCTGGTTGCCCTTGATTGCTGCTAAATGTATTGCACACCTTCCAGATTTATCCTTCTTTTCCATTAAACTCTTCACAAACCGATTTACACAAAACCttgattttaattgcttttctaaaattTCACTCACAATTTTCTGATTTCCCTTGTGAACAGCACAATGCAATGGAGTGGCACCGTGGACATCACGAATAATCATAATGAGTTGCAAAATATCACAGAAACTATTCCTTTCAAGTATCAGCTTTACTATCTCTGCAACATGTTAATATTAAAGTCAATAGATGCAGAAAAGTGAAGGAAAAAAACCAAAATAAGCCAATAAAACAAAAACTAATATTATGGTAAAGGGAACACAACAAAGAAAATACTATATGAAGTTAGGAGGACATATATATTATATTcaacttgtgaagttccaaatgaTCATTATACTTTGTGAATAGCTAAACTTAAAAACTACAAGGAGAGACATAGTGTTATCAACTGTAACATATTTCGGAAGTTCTACAGTCAAACAAAAGGTGGTGTCAGGACCGCATAAAAGCATGGGAGTCCCAGAATAGATTTGTTTCTGAAGAAGAGGGATACCTAAATGCCCTCCGTAAGCAGCAACATGAAGGCAAGTTTGATGGTCAATCCTTGGCCAGAGAATGATATATACCGGTGTGGCTTCCACCAAATACCTCGCTGCTTCCACGTGACCATGCTCCGAAGCTATTATAAGAGCTGACTCTCCAAACTGATTCCGTTTAGAGGCTGGGGACTTGTTGAAGTCGAGAAGAGTACGAGTTATCTCAGCATTTCCCCGCTTAGCAGCTTCGTGCAGCGGCGTATTGTAATCGGCATTACGGGCTCCAGAAAGGCCTTTCACATTTTGAAGAATCCATTTAACCAGCTCCAAATGGCCTTCCCTCGCAGCGATGTGCAGGACAGTATTACCTTCAAAGGTAGACCCCCGCAGAAGTCGGCGGTCTACCTTTTGAATGCCCTTGTTATCGCCATTTTTGGCAGCGAGGAAAACTTCAGGATTCATCTTTAGTCTAGCACGCGTTTTAATTCTTCTCTGTCCGTGAAATTTATAAAGATGGATTGCAAATGCGTAGAATATTTTCCAGTTTGGTCTTAAGGGCAAAGACTTTTTGCAGAAATTTTCCCTTACTTTTGCGCAGATTCTGTACTACACAGTACGTCAAAGTTAGGGTAAAATTTTCTCTCGATGTTGTTTTCGAGAGGCCCGATGTTGGAAACGTGTAATCTGTGATCGCTAAATTATTGCAAATTTGAGTGGGACTGATGTTTGAGTTTACTGTACGAAAAGGGTTTCCACAGTTTGATGGCTGACTGTCATACTGTCAAATCCTTCCTATAAAAATTCATCTTCTTAATGGGTTTAGTATATTTCTTTGTTGGTAGCCTTAAGTTTAGATGGGAAGATTGAGGGTTATATTTTTTTGGGCCTTACTTCTTTTGAATTTGGgccttaattcttttgaatttgggCTTTTACTACATAGTTGAAACGAGTCACATTTTGTGAGAACAATTACATTATGATGCATTAGCATACCTAATCTATAGACAATTTTGTATaaatcaattcttttattttttattttacacgTTACATGCGTACGCTAGGAGTTTGAGTATGTGGCTTCTTGAGTTTTTTCTAACGATCTTTGTATGCTTGTCTATTGACATAGAGACGTGGCATTGTAGCATTCTTCTTGTAACATAGTTTTATTCATCTCGTTGAATAAGTTGAGTAAAATTTTCTCTTCTCTTGTATAAGATTTTGTCTCGAAGGAACTCCATATAGGCTTCCCTTGCAGCGATGGGTGGGACAGTCTTGCCTACAGAGCCATGCGAATTTTGAATGACCTTATCGTAGCCATTTTTGATAGCAAGGAAAACTTCATAATTTATCTTGGTCTAGTAagtcttctctttctttgcaatttatAGAGATGGGTTATATTTTTACAGTTACTCTTGGGTAGATTTTGTACTATACAGTACATAAAAGCTGCCCCCACGATTTTCTTTCCGTTTTCCTTCTATGGGGGACCGATGTTGAGAATAAGTAATTTGATCGCTAAATTATTGCAAGATGAGATGGACTGATGGGACTGATGTTTGGGTTTACGTAGCTTTCCGAGTGGTAGCCCTTAATTATTTTCTGACACACAATTATGGTTCATGAACAGAAAATCCTCACTTACATTGTCGACTATCAAATCCTTTTCcataaaaaattgatttgataGAGGCTTTTTCTAATATATTTCTTTGATGGTGGCCTTTACTGATTATTTTTTGGGTGGTTAAGTATTTTATGGTTCTCCAATTAAGGTTTCTATTTAATATTAACTTTTGGGTATATGGCATTTACTCTTCTATTAAATTTATTTAGAAGCTTTATGACCTAATAGAGTCTTTTTATAAtatatttctctctctttttttttttttggtggccTTTAGTGATTATCTTTTAGGTAGTTAGGTATTTTAGGGTTGTCACAATTAAGGCTTCTACTTAATATTAACATTTGGTTATATGGAATTtacattttaataaaatttattttaaaattatatatttcacTAGATTATATTTATAATTGAGTATGTTAGTTTActttatttcatttcattcattgtgTTTATTCTTTTTAAGTGTAAGATTATGTCACATTTATAATTGATAGCAATAGTTTATTCTTCTATCAAATTCA contains:
- the LOC131028775 gene encoding ankyrin repeat-containing protein ITN1, encoding MNPEVFLAAKNGDNKGIQKVDRRLLRGSTFEGNTVLHIAAREGHLELVKWILQNVKGLSGARNADYNTPLHEAAKRGNAEITRTLLDFNKSPASKRNQFGESALIIASEHGHVEAARYLVEATPVYIILWPRIDHQTCLHVAAYGGHLEIVKLILERNSFCDILQLIMIIRDVHGATPLHCAVHKGNQKIVSEILEKQLKSRFCVNRFVKSLMEKKDKSGRCAIHLAAIKGNQEMMDEFLSKMPDCLEIHSADLKTALHFAVQHNQFGMVMKLLPQDKREEMAELLSHDRDMFGNTLLHTAAIRGVDPELVEYLLTFVNLDAINYEGRSAFDIAAAAATSKNEPKLTRIKRILEEHGASESSIINSPLNQMDFKQESNVGEKILDVDTLVASLIATITFAAIFTVPGGIDEKDSGVAQMALETLFQVFLFSDSLAMFASLTVVIAWLFRERLQTKLFADHSILTKLSVLSLGISIVSTGLAFLSATILVTVPRDDINNHGEYKPLLWGEILTAFSAPALSLILLSILWAVEYNFNATLDIRARLRMQLKEALIYIIPPFAVVLGIIIAFGYKHYKQA